The proteins below come from a single Caulobacter segnis ATCC 21756 genomic window:
- a CDS encoding SDR family NAD(P)-dependent oxidoreductase encodes MTFHDKTALVVGGTGGAGNAIARTLAARGERVILTSRDAGRATDAAARLGQGHLGLPLDLTRPDAIVDALSGLGQVDHLVLSAVERDQNTIHRYDIAAAQRAVGLKLVGYATVAAALADRFALAASIVLVGGIAVERPYPGSTSISTINGGVRGLTRTLAVELSPVRVNAVHPGAIADTEAFSKAPKAMLDRILERTPEGRLVETDDIARAVLFLLDAPGVNGVDFLVDGGYHLC; translated from the coding sequence ATGACCTTTCACGACAAAACCGCCCTCGTGGTCGGAGGCACCGGCGGGGCCGGCAACGCGATCGCCCGCACGTTGGCCGCGCGCGGCGAACGCGTGATCCTCACCAGTCGCGACGCTGGCCGGGCCACGGACGCGGCCGCTCGATTGGGCCAGGGCCATTTGGGCCTGCCCCTCGATCTCACGCGGCCTGACGCCATCGTCGATGCTCTATCCGGGCTCGGACAGGTCGATCATCTGGTCTTGAGCGCGGTGGAGCGCGACCAGAACACGATCCATCGCTACGACATCGCGGCGGCTCAGCGGGCGGTGGGGCTTAAGCTCGTCGGTTACGCCACGGTCGCCGCCGCGCTGGCCGATCGGTTCGCGTTAGCCGCCAGCATCGTTCTGGTGGGCGGCATCGCCGTCGAGCGTCCCTATCCCGGTTCCACATCGATCTCGACCATCAACGGCGGTGTGCGAGGGCTGACGCGCACGCTCGCCGTGGAGCTGTCGCCGGTGCGCGTCAACGCGGTCCACCCCGGCGCCATCGCCGACACTGAAGCGTTCTCCAAGGCTCCAAAAGCCATGCTCGATCGCATTCTGGAACGAACGCCCGAGGGCCGGCTGGTGGAAACCGACGACATCGCACGCGCGGTGCTCTTCCTGCTTGATGCGCCTGGCGTGAATGGCGTCGATTTCCTGGTCGACGGCGGCTACCACCTCTGCTGA
- a CDS encoding glycosyltransferase — protein MKIIIAALPAAGHLNPMLGIGCFLAELGHEICVYTGTTMRSRVTALGLKFHPLPEAVDFDLSDINARFEGRAELSEHDQVALDFENMFLGAIAEQDAGLQKLLLQWPAEVVLAEGLFYGVLPLILRNHEPRPTVIQCGVCPPPLPRMDFGSYGSGAPFTDSPEERAHYRDVVAPMVRDLLAPLQATYARVLSDLNLGEPNSDFLRANLLNADIFLQSGVPAFEYPAGPLPDNFRFIGLPPQPPAPVDVPAWASDLDRYRRVVLVTQGTIANADLRQLLSPTIATLGNDSDTLIVATSGGRAVAGADQMPANVRIVDYIPFGWILPRIDVLVTNGGFGGVLQALSLGVPLVVAGTTEDKKEVSARVSWSGVGVSLGTDTPSDEQMADALGQVLKKPAFRKRAQALAEEFKRYDARVALVEALEQARARNASQFI, from the coding sequence ATGAAGATCATTATCGCCGCATTGCCCGCGGCCGGCCACCTCAACCCCATGCTTGGCATCGGCTGCTTCCTGGCAGAGCTTGGTCACGAGATCTGCGTTTATACCGGCACGACCATGCGATCGCGCGTGACGGCTCTGGGGCTCAAGTTTCATCCTCTGCCCGAAGCCGTCGACTTCGACCTTTCCGACATCAACGCCCGCTTCGAGGGCCGCGCCGAGCTCTCCGAGCACGATCAGGTGGCGCTCGACTTCGAGAACATGTTTCTGGGCGCCATCGCCGAGCAAGATGCTGGTCTGCAGAAGCTGCTTCTCCAATGGCCGGCCGAGGTCGTGCTGGCCGAGGGTCTCTTCTACGGTGTCCTGCCGCTGATCTTGCGCAACCACGAGCCCCGGCCGACCGTGATCCAGTGCGGCGTCTGTCCGCCGCCGCTGCCGCGCATGGACTTTGGCTCATACGGGTCTGGCGCACCATTCACCGACAGCCCTGAAGAGCGGGCCCATTACCGCGATGTCGTCGCGCCGATGGTCAGGGACCTACTGGCGCCTCTGCAGGCGACCTACGCCCGTGTGCTGTCGGACCTGAATCTGGGAGAGCCCAACAGCGACTTTCTGCGCGCCAACCTACTCAACGCGGACATCTTCCTGCAAAGCGGCGTGCCGGCGTTCGAATACCCCGCCGGCCCCTTGCCCGACAATTTCCGCTTCATCGGGCTGCCGCCCCAGCCGCCCGCTCCGGTCGATGTTCCTGCCTGGGCCTCAGATCTGGACCGCTACCGCCGAGTGGTGCTGGTTACCCAGGGCACGATCGCCAACGCCGATCTGCGCCAGTTGCTTTCGCCGACCATCGCGACGCTGGGTAATGACAGCGACACACTGATCGTGGCGACCAGTGGCGGACGCGCGGTGGCTGGCGCCGACCAGATGCCCGCCAATGTCCGGATCGTCGACTACATCCCCTTTGGCTGGATCCTGCCCAGGATCGACGTTCTAGTCACGAACGGGGGCTTTGGCGGCGTGCTGCAGGCGCTCTCCCTGGGCGTGCCGCTGGTGGTCGCCGGCACGACGGAAGACAAGAAGGAGGTTTCGGCTCGCGTGTCATGGTCGGGCGTGGGCGTGAGCCTCGGCACCGATACCCCCAGCGACGAACAGATGGCCGATGCCTTGGGTCAAGTTCTGAAGAAACCAGCGTTCCGTAAACGCGCCCAAGCCTTGGCCGAAGAGTTCAAGCGCTATGACGCTCGGGTGGCCTTAGTCGAGGCGCTCGAGCAGGCGCGCGCGCGCAACGCCTCGCAATTCATCTGA
- a CDS encoding phosphatase PAP2 family protein has protein sequence MELQTSHKDAKVLAAAAVGGACAFAATAALVMAGNAPLPDLWVLEHLRTAKTPGLAVGPAAITVIASAASAAASPALAGSATAIVALALIVRRRWRDAVLLAATGAGGVVLGLFLKTMFERERPDEAWRLAEANGPGFPSTQTLFATALALSLALVVRRSTARQSARALALGAAVISAGLVGLSRIYLGVHWTSDVVAAWSAGAAWFGLCGLATQETKSSHDRLMWRRQSCRLQ, from the coding sequence ATGGAACTTCAAACTTCCCACAAAGACGCAAAGGTCCTGGCCGCCGCCGCGGTCGGGGGCGCCTGCGCGTTCGCCGCGACCGCCGCCTTGGTCATGGCGGGCAACGCCCCCCTGCCCGACCTCTGGGTGCTCGAGCATCTCAGGACGGCGAAGACGCCAGGCCTAGCCGTCGGCCCGGCCGCAATTACGGTGATAGCCTCAGCGGCGAGCGCGGCCGCGTCACCTGCGTTGGCAGGGTCCGCCACGGCGATTGTGGCTCTTGCCTTGATCGTCCGGCGGCGGTGGCGCGACGCTGTTCTCCTGGCCGCCACGGGCGCGGGCGGCGTCGTCCTGGGCCTATTCCTGAAGACCATGTTTGAGCGCGAGCGCCCAGATGAAGCATGGCGCCTGGCTGAAGCCAATGGTCCGGGCTTTCCATCGACCCAAACCCTGTTCGCCACCGCTCTTGCCCTGTCGTTGGCGCTCGTTGTTCGCCGATCGACGGCGCGACAGAGCGCGCGCGCTCTGGCCTTGGGAGCGGCCGTGATCTCAGCCGGCCTCGTTGGGCTGAGCCGAATCTACCTCGGCGTTCACTGGACGAGCGACGTGGTCGCGGCCTGGAGCGCGGGGGCGGCCTGGTTTGGGCTCTGTGGTTTGGCCACCCAAGAAACCAAATCTTCTCACGATCGACTGATGTGGCGCCGCCAATCGTGTCGTCTGCAATAG
- a CDS encoding helix-turn-helix transcriptional regulator: MSKPPPSALLDPTDFPAPGTRSLRPRTRRSDLTITRFSRDALAAPQGFSVRDAEGFLVLLQLRDLPAHDFWIGGQHLPAPASAEGCVHIVDLAQRPIQMLAGPVDTLLIKIPRLVLSDLAEEIGAAPVETLAPTIDWLTIDPVLSAARASLLSALDAASTTSSQVVDHLGKALAGHIAHVYGGLRPHVFRTGELAPWQLKRAKSLLADNLRKEMSLPEVAEQCGLSVAHFSRAFKISTGEAPHAWLQARRLDLARELLKGDQSLAEIAVACGYADQSHFSRLFKRAVGHGPGTYRRHLNNALGGLKPPQAGAGSCEA, encoded by the coding sequence ATGTCCAAACCGCCGCCCTCAGCCCTTCTTGATCCGACGGATTTTCCCGCTCCCGGAACGCGGTCTCTGCGGCCGCGCACACGCCGGTCGGATCTGACCATCACCCGTTTTTCCCGCGATGCGCTGGCCGCCCCACAGGGTTTCAGCGTGCGGGACGCCGAAGGCTTCCTCGTGCTTCTTCAGCTCAGGGATCTTCCTGCGCACGATTTTTGGATCGGCGGTCAACACCTTCCCGCCCCCGCCAGCGCCGAGGGGTGCGTCCACATTGTCGACCTCGCCCAGCGGCCGATCCAGATGCTCGCGGGCCCGGTCGACACGCTGCTGATTAAGATACCGCGTCTGGTCCTGAGTGACCTTGCCGAGGAAATCGGCGCGGCGCCCGTGGAGACCCTCGCCCCTACGATCGACTGGCTCACCATAGACCCCGTCCTGTCGGCCGCGCGCGCATCATTGCTTTCGGCTCTTGACGCCGCGAGCACGACCAGCAGCCAGGTTGTCGATCACCTGGGCAAGGCCTTGGCCGGCCATATCGCCCACGTTTACGGTGGCTTGCGCCCGCACGTGTTCCGCACCGGAGAACTGGCGCCTTGGCAGCTCAAGCGCGCAAAGTCGCTCTTGGCCGATAACCTGCGCAAGGAGATGTCGCTGCCCGAAGTGGCCGAACAATGCGGGCTTTCGGTGGCTCACTTCTCCCGGGCCTTCAAGATTTCCACGGGCGAGGCGCCCCATGCCTGGCTTCAGGCGCGGCGGCTGGACCTGGCTCGTGAGCTGCTGAAGGGGGATCAGTCGCTGGCCGAAATCGCCGTGGCGTGCGGCTATGCCGACCAAAGCCATTTCAGTCGGCTCTTCAAGCGCGCCGTGGGCCATGGCCCGGGCACCTATCGCCGACACCTCAACAACGCCCTGGGCGGGCTCAAGCCGCCACAGGCGGGCGCTGGTTCGTGTGAGGCCTAG
- a CDS encoding P-II family nitrogen regulator, which yields MKMIVAYVKPFKMDAVRQALAEAGAEGLTISEVRGFGRQKGKLEIYRGAEYEVLLIPKIKIEAVMPMAAVKGALAAIQEAAATGSIGDGKIFVLDVSSAVRIRTGETGLAAL from the coding sequence ATGAAAATGATCGTCGCCTACGTCAAACCCTTCAAGATGGACGCGGTCCGCCAAGCGCTCGCCGAGGCCGGCGCTGAAGGCTTGACGATCTCGGAGGTTCGGGGCTTTGGCCGCCAGAAGGGAAAACTCGAGATTTATCGCGGCGCTGAATATGAGGTTCTGCTGATCCCGAAGATCAAGATCGAGGCCGTGATGCCGATGGCCGCCGTCAAGGGCGCCCTGGCCGCCATTCAGGAAGCGGCCGCGACCGGCTCCATTGGCGATGGCAAGATCTTTGTCCTGGATGTCTCCAGCGCCGTGCGTATTCGCACCGGTGAGACTGGCCTTGCCGCGCTCTAG
- a CDS encoding MarC family protein produces MSIQYLALNFIVALFALINPIGNLPVFAAMTAGAKPKARRRIAVYIGVFIIGLLGIFYLSGLALLQVFGISLSAFRIAGGAILFLLGLDMARNDLNGGDEADELASLADHPSYARRLFERILVPFAIPILIGPGAISTVVIYASETRSMGMDAMAAGMIGICAAAAAVVAVLWATPFISRLLGRVGMTVTVRVLGLILCAMAVQFMIMGAADATHGFIRQDAARPYPVAQ; encoded by the coding sequence ATGTCCATCCAGTATCTCGCGCTTAATTTTATCGTGGCGCTCTTTGCTCTGATCAATCCGATCGGCAACCTGCCGGTTTTCGCGGCCATGACCGCTGGGGCCAAACCCAAAGCCCGCCGACGGATCGCCGTCTATATCGGCGTGTTCATTATCGGCCTCCTGGGAATCTTCTATCTCTCCGGCCTGGCGCTGCTGCAGGTCTTCGGGATCTCACTTTCAGCGTTCCGTATCGCGGGGGGCGCGATCCTCTTCCTGCTTGGGCTGGACATGGCCCGTAACGACCTGAACGGCGGAGACGAGGCCGATGAGCTGGCCTCGCTCGCCGACCATCCAAGCTATGCGCGCCGTCTTTTCGAGCGGATCCTCGTGCCGTTCGCCATCCCGATCCTGATCGGGCCCGGCGCCATCTCGACGGTCGTGATCTACGCCAGCGAGACCCGCTCGATGGGCATGGACGCCATGGCGGCGGGTATGATCGGCATCTGCGCGGCCGCCGCAGCCGTCGTCGCGGTGCTGTGGGCGACGCCGTTCATCTCCCGGCTCCTCGGCCGGGTCGGCATGACGGTCACGGTGCGCGTCCTGGGGCTCATCCTGTGCGCCATGGCCGTGCAGTTCATGATCATGGGCGCGGCCGATGCGACCCACGGCTTCATCCGCCAGGACGCGGCGCGTCCGTATCCGGTCGCTCAGTAG
- a CDS encoding helix-turn-helix transcriptional regulator yields MIAPRHPVNAFVEEAGVSAGLTVRTRRDSVSLTRLQRSADDGIAIGAPAEDAHIVVYQVRPHPSHLLWLDGAAGVTGDIERGGTNILDLRAAPTALLGPEVDSLHLRIPKTALEDLATDADRCIHGLHACDGWSTLDPMMSRLEPLIIEVLKRAGPAERLLVDHLVLSLCAHVADTYGLGGAIRAHKGGLAPWQVKRAKEIIASDLAAETPLVEIAAACGLSAAHFARSFKASTGMTPHGWLQACRLDRARALLDGRALRISRVASESGFSDQSHMSRVFKRAMGMSPRAYARLRGAGSAL; encoded by the coding sequence GTGATCGCCCCCCGCCACCCGGTGAACGCCTTTGTCGAGGAAGCCGGCGTCAGCGCCGGCCTCACGGTCAGGACGCGTCGCGATTCGGTCAGCCTGACACGCCTGCAGCGCAGCGCCGACGACGGGATCGCCATCGGGGCTCCGGCGGAGGATGCGCATATTGTCGTCTACCAGGTCCGCCCCCACCCCTCGCACTTGCTGTGGCTCGACGGCGCCGCCGGCGTCACCGGCGATATCGAGCGCGGCGGCACCAACATCCTGGACCTGCGGGCGGCCCCCACGGCGCTTCTGGGGCCAGAGGTCGACAGCCTCCACCTGCGTATCCCCAAGACCGCGCTGGAAGATCTCGCGACCGACGCGGACCGGTGCATACACGGCCTGCATGCGTGCGATGGCTGGTCCACGCTAGACCCGATGATGTCCAGGCTAGAGCCGCTGATTATCGAGGTCCTCAAACGCGCCGGGCCGGCCGAGCGCCTCCTGGTGGACCACTTGGTCCTGTCCTTGTGCGCGCACGTGGCCGACACTTACGGGCTCGGCGGCGCCATCAGAGCGCATAAGGGCGGCTTGGCGCCGTGGCAGGTCAAGCGGGCCAAGGAGATCATCGCCTCCGACCTGGCGGCCGAGACACCGCTCGTCGAAATCGCGGCGGCCTGCGGCCTGTCAGCGGCGCACTTCGCGCGCTCCTTCAAGGCCTCCACCGGGATGACGCCCCATGGCTGGCTGCAAGCCTGCCGCCTGGATCGCGCCAGAGCTCTGCTGGATGGCCGCGCCTTGCGTATCAGCCGCGTCGCCTCGGAAAGCGGCTTTTCGGATCAGAGCCACATGAGCCGCGTCTTCAAGCGCGCGATGGGGATGAGCCCGCGCGCCTACGCGCGCCTGCGCGGGGCCGGAAGCGCCCTTTAG